The genomic segment GCTGCCTGGCGATAACAATCACGTTGTGAGCCCGTCGGCTACTTCGAAAACAGAGAGCCAGACGGTGACGGCAAAACCGACACGCGCCGTTTACGATAAAGACCTGGTGGCGGCGGTGAAACGCTTTCAGAAATGGCAAGGCCTGGGCGCGGATGGCGTTATCGGCCAGTCGACCCGTGAATGGCTGAATGTCACGCCCGCGCAGCGCGCCGCTCTGCTGGCACTCAATATTCAGCGCCTGCGTCTGCTGCCAGGGAAACTGAGTACCGGCATTATGGTGAATATTCCTGAATATTCACTGGTCTACTATCAGAATGGCAATCAGGTGCTGGCGTCGCGGGTGATTGTTGGCCGCCCGGATCGTAAAACGCCGCTCATGAGCAGTGCGCTCAATAACGTGGTAGTGAACCCGCCGTGGAACGTGCCGCCGACACTTGCGCGCAAAGATATTCTGCCGAAGGTATGGAATGACCCGGGGTATCTGGAAAGCCACGGCTATACGGTGCTGAATGGCTGGAGCAGTAACGCCGACGTTGTGGATCCGTGGATGGTGGACTGGGCGACGATTACGCCGTCTAACCTGCCTTTCCGTTTCCAGCAGGCGCCAGGTGCACATAACTCGCTGGGGCGTTATAAATTCAACATGCCAAGTTCTGATGCGATTTATCTGCACGATACGCCAAACCACAATCTGTTCCAGCGCGACGCGCGCGCACTCAGTTCCGGCTGCGTACGCGTGAATAAGGCTTCCGAGCTTGCCAATATGCTATTGCAGGATGCAGGCTGGAACGATTCGCGTATTTCGCAGACGCTGAAAGAGGGGAACACGCGCTACGTGAATATTCCGCAGACCATTCCGGTGAACCTTTATTACCTGACTGCGTTTATCGGCGAAGACGGGCGTCCGCAGTATCGTACAGATATTTACAATTACGATCACACGGCGCGATCGGGCGCACAAATCCTTCCTAAAGTAGAGCAACTCATCCGCTAACAGGTTTATTTCCGCGGACTTAACCTGCTCAATGTGAACATAAAACGGGCCAAACGTAAAAAAAGGCCCGTTATTCCCGGCTTTGACTTGTATTGACTCCCCCTCCCGCGGCGGTTAAGGTGCCACTCGTGCGCCAGAAGTGCATAGTTATTGTTCATATTGATTGTAGACCTGAATATCATGGATAAAATTGACGCTCA from the Cronobacter condimenti 1330 genome contains:
- the ldtD gene encoding L,D-transpeptidase — protein: MVLNNMHGFRRSALSLCLALSIAPLFNAYADEPELITTDSITTLSAQPMALSPGMVFLAANSVPDAESRLASARAQLQAALPAGFTPVYMNALVGLYAGRDLKPMWENRDAVQAFQQQLAEVALAGFQPQFTAWVEQLTNPAVTGLARDIVLSDAMVGYLHFISGIPSQGNRWLYSEKPYKPEMPALTVLNQWQVALDNGSVPAFVRSLAPAHPQYAPMHASLLQMVADTRPWPQMTSKEKLRPGQWSSDIPALKEILQRTGMMDGGPDIVLPGDNNHVVSPSATSKTESQTVTAKPTRAVYDKDLVAAVKRFQKWQGLGADGVIGQSTREWLNVTPAQRAALLALNIQRLRLLPGKLSTGIMVNIPEYSLVYYQNGNQVLASRVIVGRPDRKTPLMSSALNNVVVNPPWNVPPTLARKDILPKVWNDPGYLESHGYTVLNGWSSNADVVDPWMVDWATITPSNLPFRFQQAPGAHNSLGRYKFNMPSSDAIYLHDTPNHNLFQRDARALSSGCVRVNKASELANMLLQDAGWNDSRISQTLKEGNTRYVNIPQTIPVNLYYLTAFIGEDGRPQYRTDIYNYDHTARSGAQILPKVEQLIR